The Prunus persica cultivar Lovell chromosome G7, Prunus_persica_NCBIv2, whole genome shotgun sequence genome has a segment encoding these proteins:
- the LOC109950334 gene encoding uncharacterized protein LOC109950334, translated as MGEDDSSNPHGGSTTASSSPSQPTIAELSAQVAQLMQMQTQTSKLILNQDPTKTTLTSTQTKTPTSNQTTTLNPNQTTIPTTITYEASAAQVGIKLDGTDYDLWSQVIELYISGKDKLGYINGDLPQPPSTAPTFPRWHIENSIVKGWLINSLEQSLIGNFIRFSTAKAVWDAIATTYYDGTDTSQVYDLKRRVSRMRQASGSIETYYNTLQSLWRETDFRRPNMMEYESDIKRYNDILQEDRVYIFLDDLDDRLDKARSDVLHMTLFPTVDQAYAYVRREDVRQAVMMGSSDRATGAGLAAKSAPRSGPPTRAGHPHNSSTAAHLQIQSYATVAGAPLPKTIPPSRPKAPTDGSGCTHCGNLKHTRDTCFKLNCYPDWWEDLRARKLRETASNSGRAALVSTDPPLVLFPQVDPTDSPALPDVSGNCGYAFHTSDLRDTTGWIIDSGATNHMTFDPNDFLYTTTPRRTSIANANGVTYPVTGAGTVALSPSLSLSNTLLVPSLSNKLMFVSQDILTKEIIGRGTKRGGLYYVDDFSMGRANSVKHPSDDKHRKIWLWHRRLGHPSFGYMRHLLLELFYMETQFNARIQILRSDNGGEFVNHDFQTYFQTHGIIHETTCPQTPQQNGVAERKNRHLLETARALLIGGHVPRHHWDDAVITAVHLINRMPSGVLNFKTPLQGEIPSEELNWSSLENEDIHLCTKFLSAKKQ; from the exons ATGGGGGAGGATGACTCTTCTAATCCTCATGGCGGTAGCACCACTGCTTCCTCCTCTccttctcaaccaaccatagccgagttgagtgcccaggtGGCTCAACTAATGCAGATGCAGACTCAGACCTCAAAATTGATCCTAAATCAGGATCCTACCAAGACGACCCTGACCTCGACTCAGACGAAGACCCCGACCTCGAATCAGACGACGACCTTGAACCCGAATCAGACAACGATTCCGACGACAATTACCTATGAAGCTTCCGCTGCACAGGTTGGCATAAAGTTGGATGGCACCGACTATGACCTATGGTCCCAAGTTATAGAGTTGTATATCTCCGGCAAAGACAAATTGGGATATATTAATGGCGATCTTCCACAACCTCCTTCGACCGCTCCAACATTTCCTCGCTGGCACATCGAGAACTCTATTGTGAAGGGATGGCTCATCAATTCTCTGGAGCAGAGCTTGATTGGCAATTTCATTCGTTTTTCGACGGCAAAAGCCGTGTGGGATGCAATTGCCACAACTTACTATGATGGCACTGACACCTCTCAGGTTTATGATTTGAAACGACGAGTCTCTCGTATGCGACAAGCTAGTGGCTCCATTGAAACCTATTACAATACTCTCCAAAGCTTATGGAGAGAAACTGATTTTCGTCGTCCAAATATGATGGAGTATGAAAGTGATATCAAGCGCTATAATGATATTCTGCAGGAAGATCGagtttacatatttttggatGACCTTGATGATCGTCTTGATAAGGCCCGAAGTGATGTTCTTCACATGACTCTATTCCCTACTGTTGACCAAGCTTATGCCTATGTTCGCCGTGAAGATGTTCGACAAGCAGTGATGATGGGTTCATCCGATCGAGCCACTGGTGCTGGCTTAGCGGCCAAGAGTGCGCCTCGATCAGGTCCCCCTACTCGTGCCGGACATCCCCATAATTCCTCTACTGCGGCCCACCTTCAGATCCAGTCATATGCTACTGTTGCTGGTGCGCCACTTCCTAAAACCATCCCACCTTCCCGTCCCAAGGCTCCAACTGATGGAAGTGGTTGCACGCACTGTGGCAACCTCAAACATACCCGTGACACCTGTTTTAAGCTAAATTGTTATCCTGATTGGTGGGAGGATCTCCGCGCTCGCAAGCTTAGAGAAACTGCTAGTAATTCCGGCCGTGCTGCTCTTGTCTCTACCGATCCCCCATTAGTCTTGTTCCCGCAGGTAGATCCTACTGATAGTCCCGCGCTTCCGGATGTCTCAGGTAACTGTGGTTATGCATTTCATACTTCTGATCTACGAGATACTACTggttggataattgattctggcGCCACTAATCATATGACCTTTGATCCGAATGATTTTTTGTACACTACTACACCTCGCCGCACAAGTATTGCCAATGCAAATGGAGTTAcctatcctgtgacaggggccGGCACTGTTGCCCTTTCACCTTCTCTGTCCCTTTCTAATACTCTACTCGTTCCATCTTTGTCCAATAAATTAATGTTTGTGAGTCAG GATATTCTCACCAAGGAGATCATTGGGCGTGGTACTAAAAGAGGGGGGCTGTACTATGTGGATGACTTCAGTATGGGACGTGCAAATAGTGTGAAGCATCCGTCTGATGACAAGCACCGAAAAATTTGGCTCTGGCACCGACGTTTGGGGCATCCATCTTTTGGTTATATGAGACACTTATTGCTCGAGTTGTTTTAT atggaAACACAGTTCAATGCTCGAATACAGATTCTTCGCTCTGACAacggtggagaatttgttaatcatgattttcagacttacttccagaCACATGGCATTATTCATGAGACAACTTGCCCccagacaccacaacaaaatggtgttgccgAACGGAAGAATCGTCATCTCCTTGAAACAGCCCGTGCTCTTCTCATTGGTGGCCATGTTCCTCGTCATCACTGGGATGACGCTGTCATCACTGCTGTCCACCTTATCAACCGCATGCCATCTGGGGTCTTGAACTTCAAAACTCCATTACAA ggggagataccgAGTGAAGAGCTCAATTGGAGCAGCTTGGAAAATGAGGATATTCATCTATGCACGAAGTTTCTCTCGGCcaagaaacaataa
- the LOC18770715 gene encoding polygalacturonase-like, with protein sequence MAEVTRSCFCRVALLILYILHQSCVAKSTLIFNVLSFGAKPNGVIDSTQAFLDVWTVACASSDSTTIRVPKGRYLLRNAMVFKGDNCKSTDITFRIDGTLIASSDYRVLGQANNWLSFEGVTGVSIIGGALDAKGTSLWACKLAGSTDCPNGGATSLSFTNSKNININGLMSLNSQMFHIVINGCQDVRIKGVKVNAAGNSPNTDGIHVQLSTNVAIFNTSIKTGDDCVSIGPGTKDLWIEQITCGPGHGISIGSLAKDLEEEGVQNVTVKNAIFKGTQNGLRIKSWARPSNGFVQGVQFLDVVMLNVQNPIVIDQNYCPHNINCPAQVSGVRVSDVVYRNIQGTSATVIAIKFDCSATNPCSGIRLENVSLTCRNHEVQSHCANAKIVGTVQPNSCL encoded by the exons atggCTGAGGTTACAAGAAGTTGTTTTTGCAGAGTAGCACTACTCATCCTATATATCCTACACCAATCATGTGTTGCTAAGAGTACATTAATTTTCAATGTCCTAAGCTTTGGAGCCAAGCCTAACGGTGTAATAGATTCTACACAAGCTTTTCTGGATGTATGGACTGTAGCATGTGCCTCCTCTGATTCCACTACTATACGTGTACCAAAAGGGAGGTATTTGCTTCGCAATGCTATGGTTTTCAAAGGTGATAACTGCAAAAGCACAGATATTACTTTTCGAATTGATGGAACATTGATAGCTTCGTCTGACTACCGAGTCCTTGGCCAAGCCAACAACTGGCTAAGCTTCGAAGGAGTTACCGGTGTGTCCATTATCGGAGGTGCCCTTGACGCCAAAGGTACCTCCTTGTGGGCATGCAAGTTAGCTGGAAGCACTGATTGCCCCAACGGAGGAGCCACG AGTCTGAGTTTTACAAACTCCAAAAACATTAACATCAATGGACTAATGTCATTGAACAGCCAGATGTTCCACATTGTGATAAACGGCTGCCAAGATGTTCGCATCAAAGGGGTCAAAGTCAATGCAGCTGGAAATAGCCCAAACACTGATGGCATCCATGTCCAATTGTCAACAAATGTTGCAATCTTCAACACCTCTATCAAAACTGGAGATGATTGTGTCTCGATTGGCCCCGGAACAAAGGACTTGTGGATCGAGCAAATAACTTGTGGTCCTGGCCATGGTATTAG CATAGGGAGTTTAGCCAAAGACTTGGAAGAGGAAGGGGTCCAAAATGTGACAGTTAAAAATGCAATTTTCAAGGGTACTCAAAATGGTTTGAGGATTAAGTCTTGGGCAAGGCCGAGCAACGGATTTGTTCAAGGTGTTCAATTCCTTGATGTCGTAATGTTAAATGTCCAAAATCCTATCGTAATAGACCAAAACTACTGCCCACACAACATCAACTGCCCTGCTCAG GTATCAGGTGTGAGAGTCAGTGATGTCGTGTACCGGAACATTCAAGGAACATCAGCTACAGTCATTGCAATAAAATTTGATTGTAGCGCAACAAATCCATGTAGTGGGATAAGACTCGAAAATGTGAGTTTGACCTGCAGGAATCACGAGGTTCAGTCACATTGTGCCAATGCAAAGATTGTTGGCACTGTTCAACCAAACAGTTGTTTGTAA
- the LOC18769242 gene encoding agamous-like MADS-box protein AGL82: MVAPRRTCLELIPNEGTRKMTFRKRKKSIYKKADELSKLCGIDVCLIVYAADQKKGRAVQPETWPRDPNQFKRILNKYKDSKDTSTPRLKRNFIMSDFYEDKKDHVDEDDEKFQNLGKKIFEGEYPTKFQNLGKKISEEEYPRWDDRIDDFSQDELTELIASLESKIQVATKRIDSMERYMGFAKKQNQSLVREETNHDEQPYQVPALMSPPSLVHYPMLPSAWVSSSESAKS, encoded by the coding sequence ATGGTGGCTCCTCGAAGAACATGCTTAGAACTCATACCTAATGAGGGCACTCGGAAGATGACATTTCGGAAGCGAAAGAAgagtatatataaaaaggccGACGAGCTTTCGAAGCTTTGTGGTATTGATGTTTGCTTGATCGTCTATGCAGCCGATCAAAAGAAGGGGAGGGCAGTTCAACCGGAGACGTGGCCGCGGGATCCAAATCAATTCAAACGCATTCTCAACAAGTACAAGGATTCTAAGGATACGTCCACACCCAGATTGAAAAGAAACTTTATTATGTCTGATTTTTATGAGGACAAGAAAGATCACGTGGATGAGGATGACGAAAAGTTTCAAAATTTAGGGAAGAAGATTTTTGAGGGGGAATACCCGACAAAGTTTCAAAATTTAGGGAAGAAGATTTCTGAGGAGGAGTACCCGAGATGGGACGATCGAATAGATGATTTTTCGCAGGACGAATTGACTGAGCTCATTGCTTCACTCGAATCCAAGATACAAGTTGCAACCAAGAGGATTGATTCTATGGAAAGATATATGGGGTTTgctaagaaacaaaatcaaagtttGGTCCGGGAAGAGACTAATCATGATGAGCAGCCCTATCAAGTCCCTGCTTTGATGTCTCCTCCATCACTTGTGCATTATCCAATGTTGCCAAGTGCATGGGTTTCAAGCTCAGAATCGGCGAAGAGCTAA